Within the Terriglobales bacterium genome, the region GCATCCAATTGAGAAAGTCCAGAATGATCTTCTGCGTGCCGGCGTCTTTGGCCTGCGCAGGGATCAGAAGCCAAGTGAAGGTGGAGATAGGATAAGCATTTTTGCCGGGTGCGTTGGTGATGGAGACACGAAAATCGGCTGGCATGTTCTTAACAGACGCAGCAGCAGTGGTTACTCCTTCGAGGCTGCCTTTCACAAAACTGCCCGCAGCGTTCTTTACGCTGCCATAGGCAATATTGTTTTGTACGGCATAAATCAACTCGACATAACCGATGGCGCCTTCACTCTGCCGCACCATACCGGCGACGCCCTCACTGCCCTTTGCGCCCAAGCCTACGGGCCACTTAGGTGCAGCACCCTTGCCGGGTCCGCTGTTCCACTCTGGACTGACTTTGGAGAGATAGTCTGTAAAACAATAGGTGGTCCCGCTACCCTCGGAGCGATGCACCACGAGAATGGCCTCATTGGGAAATTTGACACCTGGGTTGATCTTGGCAATTGCCGGGTCGTTCCAGGCGGTTATCTTGCCGAGGAAGATGCCAGCCAAAATATCAGGGGTAAACTTCAGGTCCGTGGTCACACCCGCCAAATTGTAGATGGGGACCACCGCGCCAAGGACGGTAGGAATATGGTAGATCTTGGTTTTGGCTTGAGACAGTTGCTCATCTGTCATCGGGCCATCGGAGGCGCCGAAGTCCACAGTTCCGGCCAGCACCTGGCGAATGCCGCCGCCGCTGCCGATGGGTTGATAGTTAATCTGAACATCCGGATGCTCATTGTGATATTCACTGAACCACTTGGAATAGATGGGATTGGGAAAAGTCGCTCCTGCTCCGTTCAGCGTGGTTTGCGCAACTGTCCAAGAGCAAACCAGGAGGGTCATACACAAGACGAACGTGAGGCGTCGAATCATCATAATTCTCCTAAACATTAAGTTGGATTTCAATTCACTTCTAATGGGGTCTTGTTAACGTAATGTTAAAAAACTGTGAATTTCACGTGAAAGGGGGGAATAAAAGGACTTTTCGGCGGTTACATTCGGTTTTGCGGGTGCTCTGGCGGGGTCGTCTTGGTCGCGTAGTGAGTGCGCAGGTGCTCCAGGAACATTTGCTCATAGGGCTTATTTCGCGCCATTAACAGGTGGCGGACAGAGTGCCCACTTAAAAGATGGCATATCTCTTCAGCTAAATTCTTGGCGTGGTCGCCGGCGCGCTCCAGCGCCTGGGCCATGAAGATTACCTGAATGCTCTCGGGACCCGAGGCATGCTCAAGATGTGCGATCACCAGGAGGTTGCGCAAGCGGTCAATTTCCGAGTCGGCGCGCAAGACGCCAACTGCACATTCGAGGTCTCGGTTCAGGAAGGCCTGCAAAATATCGCCCAGCATTTTCTCTAGAATGGAGCCCATCTTAATAAGCTGGCTTACATCCTCCATTTCCAGGCGATCACGTACCGCTTCGGCGCGCACGGTAAAGCTCAACGTCAGGTCACCAATGCGCTCCAGATCAATCATCAGCTTCATGCAAGCCAGCAACTCACGGGCCTGATCTGGAGATACTGTAGTAATGGTTGCTGTAACGCTCTTATCAATCTCACGATCCAGAAAATCCAGCTTCTCCTCGGCCTCTTTGACCGCCTGGAAAGACTCGCGCGATCCCTTGGCCAAACTATTTGTCGCCTCCCCGACAGCAACCCGGGTAAGATGACATGCCTCGCGCGTCAGAGCAACAATTTGCGAAGGTGCGGTTACCTCTAACGCGGTGATCTCTGAAGAAGGTGGCTTTTCCATTGTCAATCGCTCCGACCTGTACTGCGCAGCAGTAATTCTGCAACGAACACCTGCTTATGGGAGGAAAACCAGCGCACCAGCCGTATTTTGGCTGAGGGGCCTCTTTCTATTTCACCGGACGGCATTGGGCCATCGGAATCAAGAGGATTTTTGATATCACCGGATTCCACGGCCGCCACTGGAGTTGGCATACACAATCCCCCTGCATGCCATTAAAGTGAGTTGTTGTTACAAGATGATTAAGAAACCGTGAATTTGTGATGAATTTCCTCAGCAGGCAATTCCTCTGCCGAACGCAGAAGGCCAAAAAAGAAGGTTGAACCACGGTTCAGTTGGCTTTCGACGCGTACGCTGCCCCCGTGATTGAGGATGATGTGCTTCACGATGGCGAGTCCCAGGCCGGTGCCTCCGGTCTCTTTTGAGCGGGCTTTATCCACGCGATAAAAGCGCTCGAAGATGCGTGGCAGATGCTCAGAAGCGATTCCCGGACCGAAATCACGCACGTAGAATTCCGCTCCATCCGGGGTTTCCCGTGCGCCGATCTTGACCTCAGATCCCGAATGCGCATACTTCACGGCATTTTCAATGAGATTGGAAAATACCTGGAGGATAGCGTGGCGATCGGCGGCCACGACCACCGCCGGGCAATTCTCCAAATCCACGTGAAAATTGATTCCTTGTGTGAGGTCGTGGAAATTGGTAAGCGCGTCTTCCAGCAAAGCGCGCGCTTCAACCGGTTGAAATTCCATCTTCTGTTCACCGGATTCTACCCGCGCCAGGGTAAGCAGATCGTTGGTAAGACGGGCCATGCGGTCGGCATTTTTACGTATCACTTCGAGAAATTCACGCGTCCTGACTTCCGATTGAGGGACCGCATCCAACAGGGTCTCGGTATAGCCCTGGACGGAAGTCAGGGGCGTACGCAGTTCGTGCGAAACGTTGGCGATGAAGTCTCGCCGGGTCTTCTCCACGCGTTCGATCTCGGTCATGTCGTGCAGTACCGCGACCGCTCCTCCGCCAGACATCGGAGCAGCGGTGACACTGTACATTCGTCCAGGAGAAATGGAAACTGCCCGAGCGCTGCGTACCTGGCGGGAAGAGATACTCTCTTCAATGGCGCGCAGAGCTGCGGGATCGCGCAATACGTCGGTAAGCGGCGAGCCCGGGCGCACATTTCTGCCGACAAGCCGCACCATCGCACCATTTACCCACTGCGTGTGGCGGCCGGAAGAAACCGCAATCACGGCGTCCTGGATACTGTTGAGTAGGGTCTCAAGCTCGCTGCGGCTGCGTTCTAATGCACTAAAGCTCTCTTCCAATTTGCGGGCCGTGCGGTCCAGGGAGCTGCCTACCTGGGCGATCTCATCATGGGAGAACTCCGCCACACGCGCGGAGAGGTCACCGGCTGCAATCTGCTCGGCAAACAGAACCACGCGCCGCAAACGGCGCGCAATGGAGTGCGCCATTAGACCCGCAAAAATCATGGCAGCTAAAACAGCGAGCACGGAGGCCCACAAGATCCGTCGCCGAACCTGGGCAATATCCGCTTGAATACTAGATAGAGGATAGGCAAGCCGGACAGCCCCGCCGGGAATAGGCGCCGCTACGTAAAGAAAGTCAATTCCCAGAGTGTGACTGGTGCGGATATTGCTTCCCGTCTGCCCCTGCAGGGCCGCAATGAACTCGGGACGTGTGGCGTGGTTTTCCATGGTGTCTGGGTTCGCCTCGGAATCGGCCAGAACCTTGCCCGAAGAATCAATCACAGTAGCGCGGGCCCCGGCCGCGGTGGCTTCTTCTTGTACCAACTGCACAAGAGGAAGGGTCTTATCATGTTGTACACGCGCAGCAAAAAGGTGGGTTTTTTGTGTAAGGGAGGCGGTAATCTCGCGTTGGAGAGAATTTTCCCAATCGCGCCGTAGAGTCAAATCCAGGGTTATGGTGGTAGTGGCAATCACCAGCAAAAATGCAGCCAGTAATTTGCCGAATACCTTACTCTTCACTTAGGAACCTCAAAACGATACCCTGCCCCGCGCACGGTGCGCAGATAACGCGGATTTTCCGGATCGCGCTCAATCTTTTCACGCAACTTGCGCACGTAAACATCCACCGAACGGGGCGTGACAAACTGCGTCTCTCGCCAAACGGCGTCAAGAATCTGGTCGCGGGTGAAAACTCTGCCGGCATGGCGTGCAAAATAGTCGAGCAGACGAAACTCTGTAGCCGTAGTGGAAACGGGCTTGCTGCGCACAGTAAGCAGCATGGCTCCGGAATCAATCCGGATATCGCCTGCCTCCACCACCGAGGGCGCCAGCGGACGCTCGAAGCGCCGCAAAACCGCCTTCACTCGCGCCACCATCTCGCGTGGGCTGAAGGGCTTGCTGATGTAATCGTCGGCACCCAACTCCAGGCCCAGCACCCGGTCAGCCTCACTGCTTCTTGCAGTCAGAAAAATAACCGGAATTACCCGCAATGATGCATTCTGGCGAATCTGGCGGCACAAATCTAAGCCGTCGCCCCCGGGTACCATGATATCCAATAGAAATAGGCACGGGCGAAGCTGCTCTGCTTCAGTCAAAACAGAGCTCACCCGGGGATAAACACGGACTGCAAAGCCGGCGGATTCCAAATGATGCCGCACCAGTTGGGCAATATCCTGATCATCTTCCACTACGAAGATGGCCTGCTTCACAAAGTGTATTGTATCTTCAGTGGCAGGATTCACAACATAAGATGTCGAATCAATAAAGTCAGGGCGGGCCAAGGGTCTAGTATTCTCCTCTTTTTATAGAGTCACTCAGGTGCGTCTTGCCGTGGCGGACATCCACGCCGCGCACCCAATAGAAGATGTCTTCGGCAATATTGGTGCAATGGTCGGCGATGCGCTCCAGATAGCGCGACGCCAGCAAAAGCTGGAAGTTAGGCTGCACTTTCTTGGGTGTAGCCTCCATGGCAGCCAACAGCCGCTGATAAACCTTGTCGCGGTACTCATCCACCAGATCTTCGCTTTCCAGGACCTCAGTCGCTGCCACCAAGTCGTGGCTCAGCAGCGCCCCCAGGCTCTTCTGGGTCATGGCCTTCACAGGCTGGGCCATGGCGATAAGTTCAGGCGGGGTCTCCACCGGGGGCATCTCGGCCAGCGAAATAACACGCTTGGCAATACTGACCGCGAGATCTCCCATGCGCTCCAGGTCGTTATTGATTTTTACGGTTGCAATCACCAGCCGGGCTTCGTCTTCCTGCACGGCCCGTCCAACCAACGCACGAACAGCGTTCTCATCAATTACGCACTCCATGGCATTGATGGTCGATTCACTCATGATGACCGTGCGCGCCATTTGTACATTGTGTTTCAGCAAGGCATCAATCACGGTTTCCACGTTGGAACGGACGGTTTGGGCCATCCGGGAAAGAAATGGAACCAGGGCCTGCGAGCTATCCAAGCCGCGCTTGGGCGTAACGCTGGATTCCACAATAGGTTTGCGGATGATCGCCGCCGGCATGAGGGCCTCCCTGTAAGAATGTGGAACAGGACAGCTTATCGGCTGGATGTTAAGAGATTATGAATTTCCCGGCGATTCACGCGTGATTTTAGTACACTACCGCGCCCGATTTGACCCTCACTCCATGCGGTTGTTAGTATGGAACTGCGGGGTGGAGCAGTCTGGTAGCTCGTTGGGCTCATAACCCAAAGGTCGGTGGTTCAAATCCACCCCCCGCAACCAAATCTTTAAAGCACTTACCTTGACTGATCCGATTCCACGTCATTGTGCGCCTTCCCAGCCGTCTCATCGCCAACCGTTGGTTGCCATTCATTCTCATTTCTCCTAAATAGTCGAATCTCGTTACAGAATTGCGATATTTCCCGTTGAATCCCCTCATCTTGCTGCAAGCATTGAGGATGACAGAGTGCTGTTTTTTAATGCGGCTTAGGCGAGTGATAGATCATCACTGGCTTTGCGTAAGGCATGTAAGTCGAATCCCCTCGATAGCAGGCGAAAACCGTGTCGTGTCCCACGAAAGTGGCTTGGGCAGCGGTGATCTTGGCTACGCCGTTTACGTCGAGTGTGCCGCTCCCAACAAGTGTGGTTCCTTCAATGAAATCTACACTGCCTGTAGGTGTAGGAGACGAGGTCGCAGAGACCGGAGAGCAGCAAACAATATTGGGTGTGACCGTAGCTGTGTAGGTCACAGTTACAGTCTTATGGAAAACCGAAGCTAAGGGAGACAGTGCAGGCGTGATAGCGACGGCCACGAGAACAGGCGTTCCTGATCCAAAATTGACTGTCTGGCTGAGAGGGGCGGAGGAGCTGCCGCTGAAGTTTGTGTCTCCGCCGTAGCCAGCGGTGATGGAGTGTGTACCGGACGGAAGCAGTGAGCCTGAGACTGTAATCACCGCCTGGGCATTGCCGTTTAATGCACGCGTAGCCACGGCGGTTCCGTCTATAGAAAACACAACTAGCCCGGTGGGTGTACCGGTGAATTGCGGGCTCACCGTCGCGGTGAAGCTGATCGCCTGTCCGGAAAGAGAAGGGTTCGTCCCTTTCGTCAGAGCAACCGCGACGCTACTTGATGCTTGAGTTACGGTCAAGGTGAGCACGCTGGAGGTGCTGCCGAGGAAGTTTCGATCACCCGAGTAGCTGGCGGTGATGCTATGAATGCCTGGTGTCAGCGATGATGTCGTGTAGCTGGCGACTCCGCCGCTCAAGATAACCGGCGAGTTCAACGGAGTTCCGTTATCCACGAACTGCACCGTGCCGCTGGCGACAACGGAAGAAACCGTCGCTGTGAATGTTACTGTCTGCCCGAAAGGGGAAGGATTACCGCTGGAACTCACTATGGTCGAGCTTGGCTCCGGCGCCGCATTTGTCCCCGTTCCCGACAGCGCGATGGTATGGACGTGGTTGGCCACACCGTTGTTGTCGTCCGTAACGTGCACGGTTCCGGTTGCCAATCTGGCAAGATCCAAGGAGGTCGGCGCAAAAATCACGCTGATGGTGCAACTGGCTCCCGCCGCCAATTGCGCCGGGCAGTTGTCGGACTCCAGGAAATGGCCGGAAACCGAGATCCTGCCGATATCCAGCGGACCATTCGCGTTCGTCAGCGTCACGGTCTGCGCCGGGCTGTTGGTATTCACCGGCTGCTGGCCAAAATCCAGGCTCGTCGGGGAGAGTCCCGCACTCGGTGGCGCTACCACGAACGCATACCCAGTAATGTTGCTCACAAAAGGAGTGGACGACGTCCCCTGGTTCGCGGAAGTAATATCCTGCAGGTCTGCGTAGGCATAGGCGATGTGGATTCCTGGCTGCAATGGTGTTGCCAATGTCGCCGTAAATTGTTCATTGCCTTCGCTTGCCGCCAAGGTCCACGGCCCTCGCCAGGTATCGATCTGCATGTACATCGCCTGCACTGGCGGAGCAAGTGGGGGAAACGCACCGCTGTCCGAAAAATGAAGAGTGGGCGTGAAGATTCCCGTGATGTTCCCCGGCAGCGGTGTGATCGCAGCTTGTAGCGGAATGGGTGGGGCCTGCTGTTCCTGGAGGACAAGTACTTTGCCTTCGGTGCCACCCGCAGTAGTGGTGTAAACCGTGTCGGTCACCGGATTCACTGCCATGCCACCGCTGGGCCCCAACCCGGAGGGAATCGTAGCGATAATGGTATTGGTAGGCCCGTCGATCACGGTTACGGTGGTATCGCCCGAATTGGCGACGTAAATCTTGTTCGTTACCGGATTCACTACCATGCCAACTGGCTGCTGACCGACGGTGATTGTCGTGGGGGTATTCGTCGCTCCGTCGAGTATCGTCACGGTATTGAACGTGTTGGCGAAGTAGATTTTGTTGGTGATCGGATTCACGTCCACCGCAAGCGGGGGGTCAATCCCGGTGGGAATCGTGGTCGCCGAGTTCGTGGCCCCGTCAATCACGGTCACGGTGTTGTTGCCAAAGGCGTTGATAGAGGAGTCGGCAACGTAGATCTTGTTGGTCACTGGATTCACTGCGATTGCCGCTGGAGCGTCTCCGTCAGGAATTGTCGTGGTGGAGTTCGTGGCTCCATCGATCACCGTCACGCTATTGCCCAGGTTGGCAACGTAAATTTTGTTGGTCACCGGATTCACCGCCACAGCAACCGGCTGCAATCCGGCGGCAACCGTGGTAGCGGAATTGGTGGCCCCATCGATCACCGTCACGCTATTGCCCAGGTTGGCAACGTAAATTTTGTTGGTCACCGGATTCACTGCCACGGCAGCCGGCTGCGATCCGGCGGCAACCGTGGTGGCGGAATTGGTGGCCCCGTTGATCACAGTCACGTTAGCGCTGGCGTTGTTGGCAATGTAAATCCTGTTGGTCACCGGATTCACCGCCACGGCAACAGGCTGCGATCCGGCGGCAACCGTCGCCGTCGCATTGGTGGCCCCGTCGATCACCGTCACGTCGTTGCTGTCCCGGTTGGGGGCGTAAATCTTGTTCGTCTCCAGGTTCGCCGCGATTGACTGTGGGTTTGTCCCGACGGTGACCAATGTTGTGGTGATGGCCGCCCCGTCGATAACTGTTACAAAGGCAAAGTTGTTGCCATAAACCTTGTTGGTCACTGGATTGAGCAACAATCTAACCTGATTCTGTGTTCCGGCAATTGTGGTGGTAGTGTTTGTCGCCCCGTCGATTACCACTATGTTGGAATTATTACCGCAGCCAACATAAATTTTGTTCGTCAGGGGGTTTACTACCACGGCCCCCGGTATTTC harbors:
- a CDS encoding response regulator transcription factor, whose translation is MARPDFIDSTSYVVNPATEDTIHFVKQAIFVVEDDQDIAQLVRHHLESAGFAVRVYPRVSSVLTEAEQLRPCLFLLDIMVPGGDGLDLCRQIRQNASLRVIPVIFLTARSSEADRVLGLELGADDYISKPFSPREMVARVKAVLRRFERPLAPSVVEAGDIRIDSGAMLLTVRSKPVSTTATEFRLLDYFARHAGRVFTRDQILDAVWRETQFVTPRSVDVYVRKLREKIERDPENPRYLRTVRGAGYRFEVPK
- a CDS encoding ATP-binding protein; the encoded protein is MKSKVFGKLLAAFLLVIATTTITLDLTLRRDWENSLQREITASLTQKTHLFAARVQHDKTLPLVQLVQEEATAAGARATVIDSSGKVLADSEANPDTMENHATRPEFIAALQGQTGSNIRTSHTLGIDFLYVAAPIPGGAVRLAYPLSSIQADIAQVRRRILWASVLAVLAAMIFAGLMAHSIARRLRRVVLFAEQIAAGDLSARVAEFSHDEIAQVGSSLDRTARKLEESFSALERSRSELETLLNSIQDAVIAVSSGRHTQWVNGAMVRLVGRNVRPGSPLTDVLRDPAALRAIEESISSRQVRSARAVSISPGRMYSVTAAPMSGGGAVAVLHDMTEIERVEKTRRDFIANVSHELRTPLTSVQGYTETLLDAVPQSEVRTREFLEVIRKNADRMARLTNDLLTLARVESGEQKMEFQPVEARALLEDALTNFHDLTQGINFHVDLENCPAVVVAADRHAILQVFSNLIENAVKYAHSGSEVKIGARETPDGAEFYVRDFGPGIASEHLPRIFERFYRVDKARSKETGGTGLGLAIVKHIILNHGGSVRVESQLNRGSTFFFGLLRSAEELPAEEIHHKFTVS
- the phoU gene encoding phosphate signaling complex protein PhoU encodes the protein MPAAIIRKPIVESSVTPKRGLDSSQALVPFLSRMAQTVRSNVETVIDALLKHNVQMARTVIMSESTINAMECVIDENAVRALVGRAVQEDEARLVIATVKINNDLERMGDLAVSIAKRVISLAEMPPVETPPELIAMAQPVKAMTQKSLGALLSHDLVAATEVLESEDLVDEYRDKVYQRLLAAMEATPKKVQPNFQLLLASRYLERIADHCTNIAEDIFYWVRGVDVRHGKTHLSDSIKRGEY
- a CDS encoding Ig-like domain repeat protein; this translates as MRKHWKIGWSSRAGWVVVAIWLAGAAGMLCPVAGAQAVSGTVNVGSFPYAMQLNPVTNKVYVADFTSNTSPNNVIVIDGATNSTTTITTGVGTVAVGVNPVTNKIYVANFNSNDVTVIDGATNTTATVAAGLNPSAVAVNPVTNKIYVANNGSNNVTVIDGATNTTTTVAAGSEPSAVAVNPLTNKVYVTNDLSANVTVIDGATNSATTVSTGNDPVAVAVNPVTNKIYVANNLSANVTVIDGATNSTTTVSTGGNPEAVAVNPLTNKIYVANNQTANVTVIDGATNSTITVATGEIPGAVVVNPLTNKIYVGCGNNSNIVVIDGATNTTTTIAGTQNQVRLLLNPVTNKVYGNNFAFVTVIDGAAITTTLVTVGTNPQSIAANLETNKIYAPNRDSNDVTVIDGATNATATVAAGSQPVAVAVNPVTNRIYIANNASANVTVINGATNSATTVAAGSQPAAVAVNPVTNKIYVANLGNSVTVIDGATNSATTVAAGLQPVAVAVNPVTNKIYVANLGNSVTVIDGATNSTTTIPDGDAPAAIAVNPVTNKIYVADSSINAFGNNTVTVIDGATNSATTIPTGIDPPLAVDVNPITNKIYFANTFNTVTILDGATNTPTTITVGQQPVGMVVNPVTNKIYVANSGDTTVTVIDGPTNTIIATIPSGLGPSGGMAVNPVTDTVYTTTAGGTEGKVLVLQEQQAPPIPLQAAITPLPGNITGIFTPTLHFSDSGAFPPLAPPVQAMYMQIDTWRGPWTLAASEGNEQFTATLATPLQPGIHIAYAYADLQDITSANQGTSSTPFVSNITGYAFVVAPPSAGLSPTSLDFGQQPVNTNSPAQTVTLTNANGPLDIGRISVSGHFLESDNCPAQLAAGASCTISVIFAPTSLDLARLATGTVHVTDDNNGVANHVHTIALSGTGTNAAPEPSSTIVSSSGNPSPFGQTVTFTATVSSVVASGTVQFVDNGTPLNSPVILSGGVASYTTSSLTPGIHSITASYSGDRNFLGSTSSVLTLTVTQASSSVAVALTKGTNPSLSGQAISFTATVSPQFTGTPTGLVVFSIDGTAVATRALNGNAQAVITVSGSLLPSGTHSITAGYGGDTNFSGSSSAPLSQTVNFGSGTPVLVAVAITPALSPLASVFHKTVTVTYTATVTPNIVCCSPVSATSSPTPTGSVDFIEGTTLVGSGTLDVNGVAKITAAQATFVGHDTVFACYRGDSTYMPYAKPVMIYHSPKPH
- the pstS gene encoding phosphate ABC transporter substrate-binding protein PstS — its product is MMIRRLTFVLCMTLLVCSWTVAQTTLNGAGATFPNPIYSKWFSEYHNEHPDVQINYQPIGSGGGIRQVLAGTVDFGASDGPMTDEQLSQAKTKIYHIPTVLGAVVPIYNLAGVTTDLKFTPDILAGIFLGKITAWNDPAIAKINPGVKFPNEAILVVHRSEGSGTTYCFTDYLSKVSPEWNSGPGKGAAPKWPVGLGAKGSEGVAGMVRQSEGAIGYVELIYAVQNNIAYGSVKNAAGSFVKGSLEGVTTAAASVKNMPADFRVSITNAPGKNAYPISTFTWLLIPAQAKDAGTQKIILDFLNWMLDKGEPMAQQLTYAPLPQEVATKVRATVKEIR
- a CDS encoding PhoU domain-containing protein; protein product: MEKPPSSEITALEVTAPSQIVALTREACHLTRVAVGEATNSLAKGSRESFQAVKEAEEKLDFLDREIDKSVTATITTVSPDQARELLACMKLMIDLERIGDLTLSFTVRAEAVRDRLEMEDVSQLIKMGSILEKMLGDILQAFLNRDLECAVGVLRADSEIDRLRNLLVIAHLEHASGPESIQVIFMAQALERAGDHAKNLAEEICHLLSGHSVRHLLMARNKPYEQMFLEHLRTHYATKTTPPEHPQNRM